In Gossypium arboreum isolate Shixiya-1 chromosome 5, ASM2569848v2, whole genome shotgun sequence, a single genomic region encodes these proteins:
- the LOC108487153 gene encoding zinc finger CCCH domain-containing protein 25, which yields MNPLTLVKRLQNINAKEADLGISEEASWHAKYKDSAYIFVGGLPYDLTEGDLLAVFAQYGEIVDVNLVRDKGTGKSKGFAFLAYEDQRSTILAVDNLNGAQILGRIIRVDHAEKYKKKEEEEDEEEEQKKKEARGVCYVFQRGECTRGAGCKFSHNEQRAANTGWGPQDNKSSRWGNDKYEGSKKSDKSSGMQEHTVQEGFRSSRGDEKALEKRDGREGKRSRRYDGKDAGPASREDYSGIEGKRLTRHNDDDRYKREEKRSRRHNDRDLEPRSVEDRHRRDENRSRRHGDDGEDRARLKEDRKDESRSKRHGNDEFDPRPNGDHDRRGEKRILRNESESHPREERDKRGGEKRTGYNRDSSSHRHGERNKNY from the exons ATGAATCCATTAACGTTAGTCAAGCGATTGCAAAACATTAATGCGAAAGAAGCAGACTTAGGCATATCGGAGGAAGCATCATGGCACGCCAAGTACAAAGATTCCGCTTACATCTTTGTCGGTGGCCTTCCGTATGACCTCACCGAAGGTGATCTCCTCGCTGTTTTTGCCCA ataTGGAGAAATTGTAGACGTTAATCTTGTTAGAGATAAGGGTACTGGGAAATCAAAAGGCTTCGCTTTTCTTGCTTATGAGGACCAGAGAAGTACAATTCTTGCTGTAG ATAATCTTAACGGAGCACAGATTTTGGGTCGAATTATAAGGGTTGATCATGCCGAAAAGTataagaagaaagaagaagaagaagatgaagaggAAGAGCAGAAAAAAAAGGAGGCCCGGGGGGTTTGTTATGTTTTCCAGAGAGGTGAATGTACTCGCGGCGCTGGATGTAAATTTTCCCACAATGAGCAA AGAGCTGCCAATACTGGTTGGGGTCCTCAGGATAATAAAAGTTCAAGATGGGGAAATGACAAATACGAGGGTTCAAAAAAGAGCGACAAAAGTTCCGGCATGCAGGAGCATACAGTTCAAGAAGGTTTTCGATCATCAAGGGGTGATGAGAAGGCCTTAGAGAAAAGAGATGGGAGAGAAGGAAAGAGGTCTAGAAGGTACGATGGTAAAGATGCTGGACCAGCATCTAGAGAAGATTATAGTGGTATTGAAGGAAAGAGATTAACAAGGCATAATGATGATGATCGGTAtaaaagggaagaaaaaagaTCTAGAAGGCACAATGATCGCGATCTTGAGCCAAGGTCAGTAGAAGATCGTCATAGGAGAGATGAAAATAGATCAAGAAGGCATGGTGACGATGGAGAAGACAGGGCTAGGCTCAAAGAAGATAGGAAGGACGAAAGTAGATCAAAAAGGCATGGTAATGATGAGTTTGATCCAAGGCCTAACGGAGACCATGACAGGAGAGGAGAAAAACGAATCTTAAGGAATGAATCAGAATCTCATCCAAGAGAAGAGCGTGATAAGAGAGGTGGGGAGAAACGGACAGGCTATAACAGGGATTCATCCTCCCATCGACATGGGGAGAGAAATAAAAACTATTAG
- the LOC108489622 gene encoding uncharacterized protein LOC108489622, whose amino-acid sequence MAKTNIGSFFNKFLSLFILLLHLGCFVFTAAKDNHKATKKRKSSPLSPNSHKHRKALSSTWTFLKRIFSSKANCINTIQAAHPPTSATTPALTSARNSQHSLVSMSMINPPETHLSDSPPPLSQIQSGSCPESDISSDYPFFPLRNDIFPCTACGEIFQKPHLLEQHQATKHAVSELVDGDSGNNIGRIILKTGWTDKVKSPEIHRILKIHNSPKILTKFEEYREVVKAKAARNGAMGRRDERCIADGNELLRFNCSTFTCDLGLNGSSSICNQQYCSICGIIKSGFSPKMDGISTLSTSWRAHMAIPEDVEEEFKFMNVKRAMLVCRVVAGRVGSEGEEIDKEDGGFDSVIGRGGGSGAYTKFDEEELLVFNPRAVLPCFVIVYTV is encoded by the coding sequence ATGGCGAAAACCAATATTGGGTCATTCTTCAATAAGTTCCTTTCTCTTTTCATCCTTCTTCTCCACCTTGGTTGCTTCGTTTTCACCGCCGCTAAAGACAACCATAAAGCAACCAAGAAACGCAAATCCTCACCTCTTTCTCCTAACTCTCACAAACACCGCAAAGCTCTTTCCTCCACATGGACTTTTCTCAAACGCATTTTTTCTTCTAAAGCCAACTGCATAAACACCATCCAGGCCGCACACCCTCCAACATCAGCAACCACACCCGCGTTAACCTCTGCAAGAAACTCCCAACATTCCCTTGTCTCCATGTCCATGATCAATCCACCTGAAACTCACCTATCAGACAGCCCTCCCCCACTTTCTCAAATACAATCCGGGTCTTGTCCAGAATCCGATATCTCATCCGACTACCCGTTTTTCCCTCTACGTAACGATATCTTCCCATGCACAGCTTGCGGCGAGATTTTTCAGAAACCCCATTTGCTCGAACAACACCAAGCAACCAAACACGCCGTATCCGAACTCGTTGATGGCGATTCAGGTAACAACATAGGTCGGATCATACTCAAAACCGGTTGGACCGACAAAGTTAAGAGCCCTGAAATCCACCGTATTTTGAAGATCCATAACAGCCCAAAAATTCTAACCAAGTTCGAAGAATACAGAGAGGTTGTCAAAGCGAAAGCCGCTAGAAACGGTGCGATGGGGAGGCGAGACGAGAGGTGCATAGCTGATGGGAACGAGCTGTTGAGATTTAATTGCTCAACTTTCACGTGTGATTTGGGACTTAACGGGAGTTCAAGCATTTGCAATCAACAATACTGCAGCATTTGTGGGATAATTAAGTCTGGTTTTTCACCCAAGATGGATGGGATCTCCACCCTATCGACGAGCTGGAGAGCGCACATGGCGATCCCCGAGGATGTAGAGGAAGAGTTCAAGTTCATGAACGTGAAACGGGCCATGCTTGTGTGTCGGGTGGTGGCGGGTCGGGTTGGATCAGAAGGGGAAGAAATAGACAAGGAAGATGGTGGGTTTGATTCGGTGATCGGAAGGGGAGGAGGGAGTGGCGCATATACCAAGTTTGATGAGGAAGAGCTGTTGGTTTTCAATCCAAGGGCGGTGCTGCCTTGCTTTGTCATTGTGTACACTGTTTAA
- the LOC108487601 gene encoding pentatricopeptide repeat-containing protein At2g29760, chloroplastic, which yields METLSTPLPSLPRYSTSLTVNNDHDHPVFLHIKQCTNSSQLGQIHAQMLRTGLFFDPYSASKLFAASALLPFSSLEYARKVFDQIPKPNLHTWNTLIRVYASSPEPLQGILIFLRMVHESPYYPNKFTFPFVIKAAAEIFSLCVGQALHGLAIKASLGADVFISNSLIHLYLSCGDLDSAYRVFTMIGEKDVVSWNSMITGLAQRGCAEMAFQLFQEMEEEGVKPNDVTMVGVLSACAKKLDLEFGRWVCSYIERKGIRVDLTLSNAMLDMYTKCGSLEDAKRLFDMMEEKDIVTWTTMLDGYAKLGEYETAKLVLDTMPRQDIAAWNALISGYEQNGKSKEALSLYHELQQSQIAKPDGITLVSALSACAQLGAMETGECIHAYVREQGIKFNCHLTTSLIDMYSKCGDIKKALDVFYSVDRRDVFVWSAMIAGLAMHGQGRDAIDLFSRMQEAMIKPNSVTFTNVLCACSHAGLVKEGKTFFNQMEPVYGIRPGVQHYSCMVDILGRAGLLEEAVEIIEKMPILPSDSVWGALLGACQIHGNVELAELACRHLLELDPENNGAYVLLSNVYAKTGKWDGVSRLRKHMRVTGLKKEQGCSRIEVNGVIHEFLAGDNCHPLSKEIYSKLDEIVVRLKSAGCVPNKSHLLQLIEEDEMQEHALNLHSEKLAIAFGLLYVEVSQPIRIIKNLRVCGDCHSVAKLVSSLYNREIILRDRYRFHHFSGGNCSCKDYW from the coding sequence ATGGAAACTCTAAGCACCCCTCTTCCGTCTCTTCCGCGTTACTCAACTTCCCTAACTGTCAATAACGACCACGACCACCCAGTCTTTTTACATATCAAGCAATGCACCAATTCAAGCCAACTCGGGCAAATCCATGCCCAAATGCTCCGAACAGGACTTTTCTTTGACCCATACTCCGCTAGCAAACTCTTTGCGGCCTCTGCATTGTTGCCTTTTTCGAGCTTGGAGTACGCTCGTAAAGTGTTTGATCAAATTCCCAAACCGAATCTTCACACATGGAATACCCTCATTCGGGTTTATGCTTCGAGTCCTGAACCTCTCCAAGGAATTTTAATCTTTCTAAGGATGGTTCATGAGAGTCCTTATTACCCCAATAAATTCACTTTTCCCTTTGTGATCAAGGCTGCCGCTGAGATTTTTAGTTTATGTGTTGGCCAGGCTCTTCATGGGTTGGCAATTAAGGCCTCGTTAGGGGCGGATGTTTTTATTTCCAATTCATTGATACATTTGTATTTGTCGTGTGGGGATTTGGATTCGGCTTATAGGGTATTTACGATGATTGGTGAAAAAGATGTTGTATCTTGGAATTCAATGATCACCGGCTTGGCACAAAGGGGTTGTGCTGAAATGGCATTTCAGCTGTTTCAGGAAATGGAGGAAGAAGGTGTGAAGCCGAATGATGTGACAATGGTTGGTGTTTTATCAGCTTGTGCAAAGAAGCTGGACTTGGAGTTTGGGAGATGGGTGTGTTCGTATATTGAAAGGAAAGGGATAAGGGTGGACTTGACTTTGAGTAACGCAATGCTGGATATGTATACAAAATGTGGAAGTCTTGAAGATGCAAAAAGATTGTTTGATATGATGGAGGAGAAGGATATTGTCACGTGGACAACTATGCTCGACGGTTATGCTAAATTGGGAGAGTACGAGACAGCAAAGCTAGTTCTTGATACCATGCCTAGGCAAGATATTGCTGCATGGAATGCCCTTATATCTGGCTATGAACAGAATGGAAAGTCAAAGGAGGCTTTGTCCTTATATCATGAATTGCAACAGAGCCAAATTGCTAAACCTGATGGGATCACTCTTGTTAGCGCTCTATCAGCTTGTGCTCAATTAGGAGCAATGGAAACAGGTGAGTGTATCCATGCCTATGTCAGAGAGCAGGGGATTAAGTTCAATTGTCATCTTACAACCTCGCTCATTGATATGTATTCCAAATGCGGAGATATAAAGAAGGCACTTGATGTATTCTATTCTGTGGATAGGAGGGATGTGTTTGTCTGGAGTGCCATGATTGCAGGTTTGGCTATGCATGGACAAGGGAGAGATGCAATAGATTTGTTCTCTAGGATGCAAGAAGCTATGATCAAGCCCAATTCTGTGACCTTTACTAATGTGTTGTGTGCTTGCAGCCATGCGGGGTTGGTGAAGGAGGGAAAAACCTTTTTCAATCAGATGGAACCAGTTTACGGGATTCGGCCTGGTGTCCAGCACTATTCTTGCATGGTTGATATACTTGGTCGTGCAGGCCTTTTGGAAGAAGCTGTTGAAATCATTGAGAAAATGCCAATACTTCCTAGTGATTCTGTGTGGGGAGCTCTGCTTGGAGCTTGTCAAATTCATGGAAATGTTGAGCTTGCTGAACTGGCTTGTAGGCATTTGCTTGAGTTGGATCCTGAAAATAATGGAGCATATGTTCTTTTATCTAATGTGTATGCCAAAACTGGGAAATGGGATGGTGTTTCTAGATTAAGGAAGCACATGAGAGTAACTGGACTaaagaaagaacaaggttgtagcAGAATTGAGGTCAATGGAGTCATTCATGAATTTCTTGCAGGAGATAACTGCCATCCTCTTTCCAAggaaatatattcaaaattagaTGAGATTGTGGTGAGATTAAAATCAGCTGGTTGTGTACCCAACAAGTCCCACCTTCTGCAACTTATTGAAGAGGATGAGATGCAAGAGCATGCTCTTAACCTTCACAGTGAGAAATTAGCAATTGCCTTTGGATTACTTTACGTGGAAGTGTCTCAGCCAATCCGAATTATAAAAAATCTTCGTGTTTGTGGGGACTGCCACTCAGTTGCTAAGCTTGTATCGAGTCTTTATAATAGAGAGATAATACTGAGAGATCGGTATAGGTTCCACCATTTTAGTGGAGGAAATTGTTCTTGCAAGGATTATTGGTGA
- the LOC108487338 gene encoding probable LRR receptor-like serine/threonine-protein kinase At3g47570, whose protein sequence is MKFESSNCSFSSVATIFWCASLLLVGWFPTLVTGIRIKGHESDEEALLAIKSQINHDPFGVTKSWNRSVAMCRWHGITCAPRHQRVTKLNLSQKGLRGSLSPYVGNLSFLRFIILQDNNFHGVIPPEIGRLPRLETLSLYNNSFGGRIPPNLTHCSNLILFRASSNKLIGNIPVELGKLVKLENLEIAHNNLTGHLPTSLGNVSTLQDINLEGNYLEGGLQVTLGFLKRLAVLKLDTNNFSGFFPPSIFNLSSLRLLSLVDNQLSGSLPFSLGYSLPNLSGIYIGGNYFSGTLPVSLSNASKLQGFDISYNHFSGSVSISFRNAHNLTWLNMESNDLGGGTTDLDFITTMTNCSKLEVISLAANKFSGLLPNSIANLSISLQQLSLGENHITGSIPLGIANLVNLIGIGLAENRLTGTIPASLGMLKKLQTLYLGGNTLTGTIPASVGNLSVLTRMTLEENLLEGSIPAEFGRCQILIMMALGSNKLTGSVPKEIFSIPTLSIALDLSDNLLIGSIPSDIGNLVNLVYLNISNNNFSGHIPAALSGCTTLETLSLGENHFDGSIPDSLSSLRSIAELDLSSNNLSGQIPDYLEKLSFLKYLNLSHNRFEGPVPTKGVFNNASAVSLTRNGRLCGGIAELHLPSCPFTHPKDPKTSVPLKLIWIVCGVLGILMLSSLLFCWLRKRGVKAKPSLAFRLGNSIMMVSFHQLLKATDGFAPANLLGQGSFGNVYKGNLYQNQEQNVIAVKVMNLQVQGASRSFLTECKTLRNVRHRNLVKIISACSSIDFQGNPFKALIYEFIPNGSLHQWLHDTIQHGEPKILNFLQRLNIAIDVALALDYLHHHCEVPVVHCDLKPSNILLDHDMVARVGDFGLARFFPKSMNSLSGNSSSTHCLKGTIGYAPPEYGIGTEATTSGDMYSFGILLLEIFTRKRPTDDMFKDGLTLHLFSKMALLDQVLEAVDPLLLPGDNERQSASSSRNPRRANMEETKMKECFISILKVGIACSVESPTDRMDIVDAAKELHFIRDKFVGTRIRTERERANHL, encoded by the exons ATGAAATTTGAAAGCAGCAATTGTTCATTCAGCAGTGTGGCCACCATATTTTGGTGTGCCAGTTTGTTGCTGGTAGGATGGTTTCCGACCCTTGTTACTGGAATCAGAATCAAGGGGCACGAGAGCGATGAGGAAGCATTGCTGGCCATAAAGTCACAAATTAATCACGATCCATTTGGAGTAACTAAGTCGTGGAACAGATCAGTGGCCATGTGCCGTTGGCATGGAATAACTTGTGCCCCAAGGCATCAAAGGGTCACCAAGTTGAACTTAAGCCAGAAAGGGTTGAGAGGCAGCTTATCTCCCTACGTAGGGAACCTCAGCTTCCTTAGGTTCATCATCCTCCAGGACAACAATTTCCATGGTGTCATCCCCCCTGAAATTGGCCGACTTCCAAGGCTGGAAACTTTGAGTTTATATAACAATTCATTTGGAGGAAGAATACCACCCAATTTGACCCATTGTTCTAACCTCATTCTGTTTAGAGCTTCCTCGAACAAGTTGATCGGGAACATCCCAGTGGAGCTTGGCAAATTggtgaagcttgaaaatttggagaTTGCTCACAACAATCTAACAGGACATCTGCCGACTTCTCTTGGGAACGTTTCTACTCTCCAAGACATCAACTTAGAAGGAAACTACTTGGAAGGAGGATTGCAAGTTACGTTAGGCTTTCTAAAGAGGTTAGCTGTGCTTAAGCTTGATACTAACAACTTCTCTGGTTTCTTTCCTCCTTCAATTTTTAATCTCTCTTCACTCCGACTCTTATCTCTAGTAGACAATCAACTTTCTGGAAGCCTCCCTTTTAGCTTAGGCTATAGTTTGCCAAACCTAAGCGGAATTTATATAGGAGGTAACTATTTTAGTGGAACTCTACCCGTATCTTTATCCAACGCTTCCAAGTTACAGGGATTTGACATTTCTTACAACCATTTCAGTGGCAGTGTGTCCATTTCTTTTCGAAACGCCCATAATCTAACATGGCTTAACATGGAAAGCAATGATCTAGGTGGTGGGACTACTGATTTAGATTTTATAACCACCATGACTAATTGTAGCAAATTGGAAGTGATTAGCCTTGCTGCCAACAAATTTAGTGGTTTGCTACCAAATTCTATAGCTAACCTGTCCATATCACTCCAACAATTATCTTTAGGTGAGAATCATATAACTGGCTCCATTCCTTTGGGGATAGCAAACCTTGTAAATCTAATCGGAATTGGTTTGGCCGAGAACCGCCTCACCGGTACTATTCCTGCTTCCCTTGGTATGCTTAAAAAGCTGCAAACTTTGTACTTGGGTGGAAATACTTTAACAGGGACGATCCCTGCCTCTGTAGGAAATCTTTCAGTACTAACTCGGATGACTTTAGAAGAAAACCTATTAGAGGGAAGCATACCTGCCGAATTCGGAAGATGTCAAATTTTAATAATGATGGCGTTGGGCTCCAATAAGCTAACGGGTTCAGTTCCCAAAGAGATATTTAGTATACCTACACTTTCAATTGCCCTAGATCTGTCCGATAACCTTTTAATAGGCTCCATTCCTTCAGATATAGGAAACTTGGTAAATTTGGTATATCTAAATATCTCTAACAACAACTTCTCTGGCCACATTCCTGCTGCTCTCAGCGGCTGTACAACCTTGGAGACTCTTTCTTTGGGGGAGAATCATTTTGATGGAAGTATCCCAGACTCTTTAAGTTCTTTGAGAAGCATTGCAGAATTAGACCTGTCCAGCAATAATTTGTCCGGTCAAATTCCAGACTACCTAGAAAAGTTATCTTTCTTGAAATACTTGAATCTCTCTCACAATCGATTTGAAGGGCCAGTGCCGACCAAAGGGGTTTTCAATAACGCCTCAGCGGTTTCACTAACTAGGAATGGCAGGCTTTGTGGGGGAATTGCTGAATTGCATCTTCCATCATGCCCCTTCACCCACCCTAAGGATCCAAAAACAAGTGTTCCGCTCAAATTAATCTGGATTGTTTGTGGGGTTCTTGGAATTCTCATGCTCTCATCACTCCTTTTCTGTTGGTTGAGGAAAAGAGGAGTAAAAGCAAAGCCTTCATTGGCTTTCCGCTTAGGAAATTCAATTATGATGGTTTCTTTCCACCAGCTCCTCAAAGCTACTGATGGATTCGCTCCAGCCAACTTGCTCGGCCAAGGAAGCTTTGGTAATGTGTACAAAGGAAATTTATATCAAAACCAAGAGCAAAACGTAATTGCGGTGAAAGTGATGAACCTACAAGTGCAAGGTGCTTCCAGGAGTTTCCTCACAGAATGTAAAACCTTGAGAAATGTGAGGCATCGAAATCTTGTCAAGATCATATCTGCTTGCTCCAGTATTGATTTTCAAGGCAATCCTTTCAAAGCCCTCATCTACGAGTTCATACCCAACGGGAGTTTACATCAATGGTTGCATGATACCATCCAACACGGAGAACCAAAGATCTTAAACTTCCTTCAAAGGCTAAACATTGCAATTGATGTGGCCTTGGCACTTGATTACCTCCATCACCACTGTGAGGTGCCCGTAGTTCACTGTGATTTGAAACCAAGCAACATTCTGCTTGACCATGACATGGTTGCTCGTGTTGGAGATTTTGGACTAGCCAGGTTTTTCCCAAAATCAATGAACAGTTTATCTGGAAACTCTTCAAGCACTCATTGTTTGAAAGGAACTATCGGCTATGCTCCGCCAG AATATGGCATTGGAACGGAGGCAACAACAAGCGGAGACATGTACAGCTTCGGAATTCTACTGCTTGAAATATTCACTAGGAAGAGACCTACCGATGACATGTTTAAAGATGGACTAACACTTCACCTGTTCTCAAAGATGGCATTGCTGGATCAAGTGCTTGAAGCTGTTGATCCGTTGCTTTTACCTGGGGATAACGAAAGACAAAGCGCGAGCAGCAGCCGGAACCCAAGGAGAGCAAACATGGAAGAAACCAAAATGAAAGAGTGCTTCATTTCCATCTTGAAAGTTGGAATCGCTTGTTCGGTTGAATCACCTACAGACCGGATGGACATTGTGGATGCAGCCAAGGAACTGCATTTTATCAGGGACAAATTTGTAGGGACCAGAATCCGAACAGAAAGAGAAAGAGCAAATCATCTTTAG